Genomic window (Jeotgalibacillus haloalkalitolerans):
CTCGTATTCTCTGCAGAATACGAGTTAAAGCTTCTGAAATGCTGATGCGATTAATGAATATGATCCTAGTCAATTGTGATGGGATCAGTATGCAGCAGTTCTTCAATCATAAACTGACCATCTTCAAGGATGACCATGGATTCTGTGTGGAAACCGGTATATCGCGGTTCTCCTTCAGGTGCGAAAATGTAGAACCATTCTTCTGTCAAGACGATCGCCCTGTCTTCTGATACAACATCGATGCTGATCAGGTTTGTATGATCATGTTCTTCGGTAATGCCTTCAGAAGCCAGATAATCAATATAATCTCTCTGCTCGCTGGCACGCGAGCCGGTCGTGTATGGTGCAATGATTGAAAAATCCTGTTCATTGATGGCTTTGACAGAAAGGCTGTTGTAGTTCCTCATAAATGCTTCAACTTCCTCCTCCAGCCCGTCATGAAAGTTCAGATCAGTTGAAGACTCTGCAGTGACTGTATTTGTCTCAACAACTGTTTCATAATATGTTTCTGATCCGGCCGTTTCATATGAAGTAGGAGGGAGATGCCAGGCATCGCTTCTCTCTAGATCGCAGCCATGAATTTTAAAGCTGTCGTTGCTATATTCAAGTACCAGGTCACAGGTGTAGTTAACCGGATCCAGGCTGATATCGTCATAACTTGACTGCGTCATCATTGCTGCCGGCATACTCAGCATCAGGCTGTCAGGTTCCCCGACCGCTTTTGCCTCTTCCGGGTAAATGACTGCAACTGCCAGAAGCCCGCTGTAAATAAATTGATTTTCTTTTAAAGAAGTGATCTGCTCATTTAACTCCTTCTGATGATCCGGAGAGACATTTGTAAAATGATCGGAGTCAAAAGTTGCCATTGCTTTTAACAGATCTTCACTGTATTGCAGGTATTCATCAAGCAGCTGATCCGACTGTTCCTCTGAAAGTACGGGAACTTCAATGCTGTTTTCACCAGCAAGAATTTCTGTTTCTTCTGATGAAAATGCACCCCAGGGGAAGGTTGAAGTGGCTTTTGCCTTCAAACTGCTGCCAATTGGAATCGGGCCGATTGTATCTGTTCTGCCGTTATCATTAAAGGTAATTTCATTTCCATCAATATTGAGCTTAGTTTGAGCAGGTGATCCCTTTTGAAGGTTAAATGACACGTCCGCAAACTCTACTCTAGATCCAAGTGTCTGAACATCTCTGGTCAGATCTACAAGCTCAAGCTCCTGTTCGTCAGACATTTTACCAAACTCATTTGAAAATTCTGTCGTCATAGTATAGATGCCTGGTGTAAGGGGTCCTGCAGTCAAATTGCCGCCCTCAGCCGGTGTGGAAAGTGCTTTGTCATTCAGCTTCACCTCAGCCTGAACAGATTCATCAGGTAGTGGGAGCTCGATATATTGGTTAATTCCGGTTACAGCATACTTTTTAATGATACCTAAAAGCGGTTTTTGTTCGGTTAAAGTAAACAGCTGTGTGTCAGACGTGACGCTGAGTGATCTGAGAACAATATCTCTATCAAGTGCAAGGAGTGCTTCTGCCTCGAATTCACTGATGTTGCTGCCATCTTCATGCAGAACAAGCTTTTGAATCGTAGCCGCATCACCTTCTTTAAATGCCTGCGAAAACCTTTCAGCTGTTTGATCTGCTGAAAAATAGAGGCTTGTTCCGTAAATGCCTCCGATTAAAAGGATCAATATGGTAAGGGATGATGCGATGATCGTCTTTTCTTTTTTCGTCCGTTTCCTTTTGGGAGCAGGAGGAGGTGGAGCAGGCTGAATGACTTGCTCCTCCTGGTGAAGCGGCCTGCCGCAGGACAGACAGAATTTTTGATCGGCAGCTGCTTCAGCTCCGCATTCCTGACAAAATTTTTGCATCATTTTCCTCCTGTAGCTCTGTCATGTCGTTAGTGATCATATCAATTTGATCAAAATATAACTGATCGTCCAACACTGTAAGCGTCTATTTTTGGTTCGTTATATTGGAGTGTTTCATCCAGGTGATTATAGAAATAAAACATCTCCAAAGTGTTGACTTCAAAGGATGAATTTCCTGCTGCTTTAATCGGTGTCACATCATCTTTAAGGAATTCGAAGACCCTCAAAGCTGTTAATTCCTTCTGTCCAGATCAGGTTAAAATAAACCCATACTCATCAGGTCCCAGAATGAAGATTCAGCAATTGACAGACTAAACACAGCGAAAACAATAGAAACCAGAACGATATATGCCAGAAAACCATATAATGGATCTGCTGTTTTTGATTTCATCGTCATTAATGAACTGATGATATGAAGGGGAACAGAACCGATTACGATACTGACCGACAGAACGATCAAAATAACTGATAAAGTGTACATACTCATTAACGTTGTAAGCACTGCTGCTGCAAGGAAAATGATTGGAAGCAATATATGCGCACCAAATATAGCAGTAACTGATTTATATGAATCTTGTCGTCCAAATAGTTTATTAGATAAGAATAAACACGTGATCACGAGAAATACGATTGCAGCTGTAAACATGAGACTTTGAAAAAATACGCCGAAAAATGATGGTCCATAGCCACCAAATCCTCCAAATGTTGCCTGATACATAAGGTATGGCATAGATCCGAATAAAATAGAAAAAAGTATAATTGAAATTAAACCGTTTTTAAATTCTCCTTCTCCGGTCTGTAATGACTTCGAAGGGCTTTTTATGTATTGTTTGAAATAATTCCAGTAGCTTATTGAGGTCGCTTTCGCTTTTTCAATCGTTGGATTAGGTGTACTGCTGACTGCAGCAGCCTGATGCTGTTGCTGTACCTGCTCCTGCAAGGGTGGGGGTGCTGATGCCGCGTGCTGACTTTGCGCTGTAAAGCCCTCCTTTATTATCTCTGTCCCACAATTTCCGCAAAATTTTCCTGTTGATTGTTCATGACCGCAATTAACACAATTCATCCAATCACTCCTTAACATTTTTTAGTAAAAAAAGAGTACTTATAACCATTTCTTTATACCTATAATATTTTTATTGAATTACAAAGTCAACTGCTTTTAAGAAAATAATGGGAAAATCGTATGTGTGGTACTTATAGGTTTATTGTCGGGGGATAATTCGATTTGCAGTATAAAAAAACCCTTTACCTGGTCCTTATCAAATAAGGACCGGTAAAGGGTTCTGATTGAGGCTGACTTATTCACTCACAATTCTTCCTTCAACG
Coding sequences:
- a CDS encoding zinc ribbon domain-containing protein; amino-acid sequence: MQKFCQECGAEAAADQKFCLSCGRPLHQEEQVIQPAPPPPAPKRKRTKKEKTIIASSLTILILLIGGIYGTSLYFSADQTAERFSQAFKEGDAATIQKLVLHEDGSNISEFEAEALLALDRDIVLRSLSVTSDTQLFTLTEQKPLLGIIKKYAVTGINQYIELPLPDESVQAEVKLNDKALSTPAEGGNLTAGPLTPGIYTMTTEFSNEFGKMSDEQELELVDLTRDVQTLGSRVEFADVSFNLQKGSPAQTKLNIDGNEITFNDNGRTDTIGPIPIGSSLKAKATSTFPWGAFSSEETEILAGENSIEVPVLSEEQSDQLLDEYLQYSEDLLKAMATFDSDHFTNVSPDHQKELNEQITSLKENQFIYSGLLAVAVIYPEEAKAVGEPDSLMLSMPAAMMTQSSYDDISLDPVNYTCDLVLEYSNDSFKIHGCDLERSDAWHLPPTSYETAGSETYYETVVETNTVTAESSTDLNFHDGLEEEVEAFMRNYNSLSVKAINEQDFSIIAPYTTGSRASEQRDYIDYLASEGITEEHDHTNLISIDVVSEDRAIVLTEEWFYIFAPEGEPRYTGFHTESMVILEDGQFMIEELLHTDPITID
- a CDS encoding zinc ribbon domain-containing protein — translated: MNCVNCGHEQSTGKFCGNCGTEIIKEGFTAQSQHAASAPPPLQEQVQQQHQAAAVSSTPNPTIEKAKATSISYWNYFKQYIKSPSKSLQTGEGEFKNGLISIILFSILFGSMPYLMYQATFGGFGGYGPSFFGVFFQSLMFTAAIVFLVITCLFLSNKLFGRQDSYKSVTAIFGAHILLPIIFLAAAVLTTLMSMYTLSVILIVLSVSIVIGSVPLHIISSLMTMKSKTADPLYGFLAYIVLVSIVFAVFSLSIAESSFWDLMSMGLF